From the Sphingomonas phyllosphaerae 5.2 genome, one window contains:
- a CDS encoding DUF885 domain-containing protein, with the protein MRRRQFLASASAAAALAALPRVAEAAAAKGPRDAELRALLDRFFYARLDDSPEQATSLGLDSGERAALKSRLSDASRAGEAREFAQARQELAALRAIPRDALGQAARLDYDIVAYSLDRMLAGERYTFGASAGRYAPYVLTQLTGAYRDVPDFLANQHRVRDAADADAYVARVAAWGPVIDAETERQREDAGQGVFAPDYILDTTLKQLAAVRDKAATATGPALDLAAKLTAANLPAERAAAVTKLMTERVFPALDRQRALVTELRGRAVHDAGVWRLPDGAAYYAAAASAATTTELGGEEIHRLGLAQVAEIGARIDGILRKQGMSQGTVGERLVALNKRPDQLYPNTDPGREALLEQLRAQVTAMTRRLPEQFAILPRAPVEVRRVPEAIQAGAPGGYYQSASLDGSRPAIYFINLRDTFDRPKFGLATLSYHEAVPGHHLQVMSALESQDIPLIRRRGFYSGYSEGWALYSEQLADEMGMYDGDPLGQVGYLQSLLFRATRLVVDSGMHAKRWSREKATDYLIATTGIARGRSQGEIDRYTVWPGQACSYKIGHTVWTRLRDEAKRKAGAKWDAKEFHRVLTLGAMPLTVLEQVVRERMG; encoded by the coding sequence ATGCGTCGTCGCCAGTTTCTTGCCTCCGCCAGCGCCGCCGCCGCGCTCGCCGCGCTGCCGCGGGTCGCCGAGGCCGCCGCCGCCAAGGGGCCACGCGATGCCGAGTTGCGCGCGTTGCTCGACCGTTTTTTCTATGCGCGGCTCGACGACAGTCCGGAACAGGCGACGTCGCTGGGGCTCGACAGCGGCGAACGGGCGGCGCTGAAGTCGCGGCTGTCGGATGCCAGTCGTGCCGGTGAGGCGCGCGAGTTTGCGCAGGCGCGGCAGGAGCTTGCTGCGCTGCGCGCGATCCCGCGCGACGCGCTGGGGCAGGCGGCGCGGCTCGACTATGACATCGTCGCCTATAGCCTGGACCGGATGCTGGCCGGCGAGCGGTACACGTTCGGGGCCAGTGCGGGTCGCTACGCGCCCTATGTTCTCACGCAATTGACCGGTGCGTACCGCGACGTGCCCGATTTTCTCGCCAACCAGCACCGCGTCCGCGATGCCGCCGATGCCGACGCATATGTCGCGCGCGTCGCCGCCTGGGGTCCGGTGATCGACGCCGAGACCGAGCGGCAGCGCGAGGATGCGGGCCAGGGCGTGTTCGCGCCCGACTATATCCTGGACACGACGCTGAAGCAGCTTGCGGCGGTGCGCGACAAGGCGGCCACGGCGACCGGCCCGGCGCTGGATCTCGCCGCGAAGCTGACGGCCGCGAACCTGCCGGCGGAGCGTGCGGCGGCGGTGACGAAGCTGATGACCGAGCGGGTCTTCCCGGCGCTCGACCGCCAGCGCGCGCTGGTCACCGAATTGCGCGGCCGTGCGGTTCACGACGCCGGCGTGTGGCGATTGCCGGACGGTGCGGCCTATTATGCAGCGGCGGCGAGCGCGGCGACCACCACCGAGCTGGGCGGGGAAGAAATCCACCGGCTCGGCCTCGCGCAGGTCGCGGAGATCGGCGCGCGCATCGACGGCATCCTGCGCAAGCAAGGCATGTCGCAGGGGACGGTCGGCGAGCGGCTGGTCGCGCTCAACAAGCGTCCGGACCAATTGTACCCCAACACCGATCCGGGGCGCGAGGCGCTGCTCGAACAACTCCGCGCGCAGGTCACCGCGATGACCCGGCGCCTGCCCGAGCAATTCGCGATCCTGCCGCGTGCGCCGGTCGAGGTGCGGCGCGTGCCCGAGGCGATCCAGGCGGGCGCGCCGGGCGGTTACTACCAGTCCGCCTCGCTGGATGGGTCGCGCCCGGCGATCTACTTCATCAACCTGCGCGACACGTTCGATCGGCCGAAGTTCGGGCTGGCGACGCTCAGCTATCACGAGGCGGTGCCGGGACATCACCTGCAGGTGATGTCGGCGCTGGAGAGCCAGGACATCCCGCTGATCCGCCGGCGCGGTTTCTATTCGGGCTATTCGGAAGGCTGGGCACTCTATTCGGAGCAACTCGCCGACGAGATGGGCATGTACGACGGCGATCCGCTGGGGCAGGTCGGCTATCTGCAGTCGCTGCTGTTCCGGGCGACGCGGCTGGTGGTCGACAGCGGCATGCACGCGAAACGCTGGAGCCGCGAGAAGGCGACCGACTATCTGATCGCCACGACAGGCATCGCGCGCGGACGCAGCCAGGGCGAGATCGACCGCTACACGGTCTGGCCGGGGCAGGCGTGCAGCTACAAGATCGGCCATACCGTGTGGACGCGGTTGCGCGACGAGGCGAAGCGCAAGGCGGGGGCGAAGTGGGATGCGAAGGAATTCCACCGCGTCCTGACGCTCGGCGCGATGCCGCTTACCGTGCTGGAGCAGGTGGTGCGCGAACGCATGGGGTGA
- a CDS encoding cation:proton antiporter, with translation MAIGLHNEGFSDALVVLGAAGLVIPAFARFRISPVIGFILVGALVGPAGLGALVPRAPWLYYFTISDPASIEPFAEFGIVLLLFSIGLELSFRRLWSMRRLVFGTGPAALVGCAVLVAVALHLMGQGWGGAAGLGLALALSSTALVLPLVGTTSPVGRGAFAILLFQDLALVPIIFALGAMAPTASDEGWVGIAGVALRGGLTVVAMYVGGRLVLPRLFAQAARTKSPELFLAASLLVVIVASVATTAAGLSPIVGALLAGLLIAETEYHSEVEVMTAPFKGLALGVFLITVGMSLDLGAIIANWASLLAAVLGIVAVKAVVTFLLLRVANARRGIAAETGMLMGSPSETTLIVLATAAQAQLITAATASFWQTVTAIGLTITPLLALLGRIIARRIERRETTPPDALDHAEGERAVVFGFGRVGRLVADMLARHDQPYVAVEADIDAVTQARAGGYPIVFGDVARAELLDRLDLGNARALILTMDEPVLTVRLTKRLRAAFPDLPIIARARDTAHAAELYRAGVTDAVPETLESSLQLSEAVLVDLGVAMGPVIASIHDKREELRETIRRTAMLDREPRIRRIRRTDEIRAV, from the coding sequence ATGGCGATCGGATTGCACAACGAAGGCTTCTCGGACGCACTGGTGGTGCTCGGCGCCGCCGGCCTGGTGATCCCGGCCTTCGCCCGCTTCCGCATCAGCCCGGTGATCGGGTTCATCCTGGTGGGCGCGCTTGTCGGCCCGGCCGGGCTCGGCGCGCTCGTGCCGCGCGCGCCCTGGCTCTATTATTTCACGATCTCCGACCCGGCCTCGATCGAGCCGTTTGCCGAGTTCGGGATCGTCCTGCTGCTCTTCTCGATCGGGCTGGAACTGTCGTTCCGCCGCTTATGGTCGATGCGGCGACTGGTGTTCGGCACCGGCCCCGCCGCGCTGGTCGGCTGCGCGGTGCTGGTCGCGGTCGCGCTCCACCTGATGGGGCAAGGCTGGGGGGGTGCGGCGGGGCTCGGGCTTGCGCTCGCGCTCTCCTCGACCGCGCTGGTGCTGCCGCTGGTGGGGACGACCAGCCCGGTCGGGCGCGGCGCGTTTGCGATCCTGCTGTTCCAGGATCTTGCGCTCGTGCCGATCATCTTCGCGCTGGGCGCGATGGCGCCGACCGCCAGCGACGAAGGCTGGGTCGGAATTGCCGGCGTTGCGCTGCGCGGCGGGCTGACCGTGGTCGCGATGTACGTCGGCGGGCGGCTGGTACTGCCGCGCCTGTTCGCGCAGGCCGCGCGTACCAAGAGCCCGGAGCTGTTTCTCGCCGCCTCGCTGCTGGTGGTGATCGTCGCCAGCGTGGCGACCACCGCCGCCGGGCTGTCGCCGATCGTCGGCGCGCTGCTCGCCGGGCTGCTGATCGCCGAGACCGAATATCACAGCGAGGTCGAGGTGATGACCGCCCCGTTCAAGGGGCTCGCGCTCGGCGTGTTCCTGATCACCGTCGGGATGAGCCTGGACCTCGGCGCGATCATCGCCAACTGGGCGTCGCTGCTCGCCGCGGTGCTGGGGATCGTCGCGGTCAAGGCAGTCGTCACCTTCCTGCTGCTGCGCGTCGCCAATGCGCGACGCGGGATCGCCGCGGAGACCGGAATGCTGATGGGCAGTCCGTCGGAGACGACGCTGATCGTGCTCGCCACCGCCGCGCAGGCGCAACTCATCACCGCCGCGACCGCCAGCTTCTGGCAGACCGTCACCGCGATCGGCCTGACGATCACGCCCCTCCTCGCGCTGCTCGGGCGGATCATCGCCCGGCGGATCGAGCGGCGCGAGACGACCCCGCCCGACGCCCTCGATCATGCCGAGGGCGAGCGTGCGGTGGTGTTCGGCTTCGGGCGCGTCGGCCGACTGGTGGCGGACATGCTCGCGCGGCACGACCAGCCTTATGTCGCGGTCGAGGCGGACATCGATGCGGTGACGCAAGCGCGCGCCGGCGGTTATCCGATCGTGTTCGGCGACGTCGCGCGTGCGGAACTGCTCGACCGCCTCGACCTTGGCAACGCGCGCGCGCTGATCCTGACGATGGACGAGCCGGTGCTGACCGTGCGGTTGACCAAGCGGCTGCGTGCCGCCTTCCCCGACCTGCCGATCATCGCGCGCGCACGCGACACCGCGCATGCCGCCGAACTCTACAGGGCCGGCGTGACCGACGCGGTGCCCGAGACGCTGGAAAGCTCGCTGCAACTCTCGGAGGCGGTGCTGGTCGACCTCGGCGTCGCGATGGGCCCGGTAATCGCGTCGATCCACGACAAGCGCGAGGAATTGCGCGAGACGATCCGCCGCACTGCGATGCTCGATCGCGAACCACGCATCCGTCGCATCCGCCGCACCGACGAGATCAGGGCCGTCTAG
- a CDS encoding glycosyltransferase family 4 protein: MNSSELRVAFFSGNYNYVRDGANQAQNLLVGYLLDQGVKVRVYSPTTPTPAFEARGTVVDVPAIPMPGGRGEYKLGRGLPARPRRDLEAFDPHLVHVSAPEFLGHAAVTWARARGVPVVSAVHTRFETYFQYYGLSLIQPLISAILRRFYNRADRVLVPTPSMATVVRELGVTTPVSLWGRGVNHRRFHPDVRDLAWRRSLGIADEEVTIGFLGRLVLEKGLGVFADVLARLAALGVPHRVLVVGKGPAREWFAGRAPQAAFAGFQSGDDLGRAVASMDVLFNPSVTETWGQVTSEAMAAGVPVVAARATGAMDLLEDGRTGFLVTPQDIDGYATVIAQLVADAGLRAAMGHAAHLRAQEFRWDTANGAVLQAYREVLAAR, translated from the coding sequence ATGAATAGCTCCGAGCTGCGCGTCGCCTTCTTCAGCGGCAACTATAATTACGTGCGCGACGGCGCCAACCAGGCGCAGAATCTGCTGGTCGGCTATCTGCTCGATCAGGGCGTGAAGGTGCGCGTCTATTCTCCGACCACGCCGACGCCGGCGTTCGAGGCACGTGGCACGGTGGTCGACGTCCCCGCGATCCCGATGCCGGGCGGGCGCGGCGAATACAAGCTGGGCCGCGGCCTGCCCGCCAGGCCGCGCCGTGATCTGGAGGCGTTCGATCCGCATCTGGTGCACGTCTCCGCGCCCGAATTCCTCGGCCATGCAGCCGTCACCTGGGCGCGCGCACGCGGCGTTCCGGTCGTGTCCGCAGTGCACACGCGCTTCGAGACCTATTTTCAATATTACGGGCTGTCGTTGATCCAGCCGCTGATCAGCGCGATCCTGCGCCGCTTCTACAATCGGGCCGACCGCGTGCTGGTGCCGACGCCGTCGATGGCGACGGTGGTGCGCGAACTGGGCGTGACGACGCCGGTGTCGCTATGGGGACGCGGGGTGAACCATCGGCGCTTCCACCCCGATGTGCGCGACCTCGCATGGCGGCGCTCGCTCGGGATCGCCGATGAAGAGGTGACGATCGGCTTTCTCGGGCGCCTCGTGCTCGAAAAGGGGCTGGGCGTGTTCGCCGACGTTCTCGCGCGGCTTGCGGCTTTGGGCGTGCCGCACCGTGTGCTGGTGGTCGGCAAGGGCCCGGCGCGCGAGTGGTTCGCGGGGCGTGCGCCACAGGCGGCGTTCGCGGGCTTCCAGAGCGGCGACGATCTCGGCCGCGCGGTCGCCTCGATGGACGTGCTTTTCAATCCCAGCGTCACCGAGACGTGGGGACAGGTGACTTCCGAGGCGATGGCGGCGGGCGTGCCCGTCGTCGCGGCGCGCGCGACCGGCGCGATGGACCTGCTGGAGGACGGGCGCACCGGCTTCCTCGTCACCCCGCAGGACATCGACGGCTATGCCACGGTGATCGCGCAGCTGGTGGCGGACGCCGGGCTGCGCGCGGCAATGGGACACGCCGCCCATCTCCGCGCGCAGGAGTTCCGCTGGGATACCGCGAATGGCGCGGTGTTGCAGGCATATCGTGAGGTGCTCGCCGCGCGGTGA
- a CDS encoding DUF2218 domain-containing protein, with translation MSVSIARVPTHSASRYLQQLAKHWSHKMAVTFSEQEATIAFPNGATLDLRADSETLDVRLAVSEDGDVARMREVVASHLDRFAFREAPLTFDWQEA, from the coding sequence GTGAGCGTCTCGATCGCGCGCGTGCCGACGCATTCGGCGAGCCGCTATCTCCAGCAGCTCGCCAAGCATTGGAGCCACAAGATGGCGGTCACCTTCTCCGAACAGGAAGCGACGATCGCCTTCCCGAACGGCGCCACGCTCGACCTGCGTGCCGACAGCGAGACGCTGGACGTGCGGCTGGCGGTGTCGGAAGATGGTGACGTGGCGCGGATGCGCGAGGTGGTGGCGAGCCACCTCGATCGCTTCGCATTCCGCGAGGCGCCGCTGACGTTCGACTGGCAGGAGGCCTGA
- a CDS encoding PadR family transcriptional regulator, giving the protein MFGFSHGGGGRHHHHGTRGRGEAGLDVERFFHWVERLNDGEHRRGGGGGRSRRMFDGGELRLVLLHLIAQEPRHGYELIKAVETLTGGAYAPSPGVVYPTLTLLDEMELIAEQASAGARKRFAATDAGTAHLSEQAATVAALVARLEAMGAQRARGDGEGAPVRRAMHNLRHAVGDRAMRADATPEILHEIAALIDEVAQKVERLK; this is encoded by the coding sequence ATGTTCGGGTTTTCACACGGCGGCGGGGGTCGCCATCATCATCACGGCACACGCGGGCGCGGCGAGGCTGGCCTGGACGTCGAGCGTTTCTTCCACTGGGTCGAGCGGCTGAACGACGGTGAGCATCGTCGTGGCGGCGGCGGTGGACGCAGCCGCCGGATGTTCGACGGTGGGGAGCTGCGGCTGGTGCTTTTGCACCTGATCGCGCAGGAGCCGCGGCACGGCTACGAGCTGATCAAGGCGGTCGAGACGCTGACCGGCGGGGCCTATGCGCCGAGCCCTGGTGTGGTCTATCCGACGCTGACGCTGCTGGACGAGATGGAGCTGATCGCCGAACAGGCCAGCGCCGGCGCGCGGAAGCGCTTTGCGGCGACCGACGCCGGGACCGCGCATCTCAGCGAGCAGGCGGCAACGGTCGCGGCATTGGTCGCGCGGCTGGAGGCGATGGGCGCCCAGCGCGCACGCGGCGATGGCGAGGGCGCGCCGGTCCGCCGGGCGATGCACAACCTGCGCCACGCGGTCGGTGATCGTGCGATGCGGGCCGATGCGACGCCGGAGATCCTGCACGAGATCGCGGCGTTGATCGACGAGGTGGCGCAGAAGGTGGAGCGGCTGAAGTGA
- a CDS encoding replication-associated recombination protein A — protein sequence MADLFAGFEPVLPPAAPIADDHAPLADRLRPRALAEVIGQRHLLGPDAPLTMMIGSRRLSSFVLWGPPGVGKTTIARLIAAEADYAFVQLSAVSTGIADLRRTLATARDLRKAGRSTVAFIDELHRFSRPVQDALLPAVEDGTIVLVGATTENPSFSLVAALLSRAKVFTLERLTAAELDTVVQRAEAHEGRTLALAPDARAALLAMADGDARYLLGLCETLFLVAPAAPIDVAALAAIVQKRAPLYDRGQEEHFNLLSCFHKSLRGSDADAALYWAARMVRGGEDAGVIFRRLACAASEDVGMADPQALVQVMTAWQAFERVGMPEGRLFLAQAINYVATAPKSNASYVAFDRASALARDTGSLPPPKHILNAPTRLMKELGYHEGYRYDHDYPDAYAAQDFFPAEAGAHVFYEPHERGYEREIRKRRAFWASARARREEEEGRTTASDEHPDPSTVM from the coding sequence ATGGCCGATCTCTTTGCCGGGTTCGAACCCGTCCTTCCTCCCGCTGCCCCGATCGCGGACGATCACGCTCCGCTTGCCGACCGCCTGCGTCCACGCGCGCTTGCCGAAGTCATCGGACAGCGCCACCTGCTCGGCCCCGACGCGCCGCTGACGATGATGATCGGTTCGCGGCGGCTGTCGTCGTTCGTGCTGTGGGGTCCGCCGGGTGTCGGCAAGACCACGATCGCGCGACTGATCGCGGCCGAGGCCGATTATGCATTCGTGCAATTGTCGGCGGTGTCGACCGGGATCGCGGACCTGCGCCGCACGCTGGCGACCGCGCGCGACCTGCGCAAGGCGGGCCGCTCCACCGTCGCCTTCATTGACGAGCTGCACCGCTTCTCCCGCCCGGTGCAGGATGCGCTGCTTCCAGCGGTCGAGGACGGGACGATCGTGCTGGTCGGCGCGACGACCGAGAACCCCAGCTTCAGCCTGGTCGCCGCACTGCTGTCGCGTGCCAAGGTCTTCACGCTCGAACGGCTGACCGCTGCCGAGCTCGACACCGTCGTACAGCGCGCCGAAGCGCACGAGGGCCGAACGCTGGCGCTGGCGCCCGATGCGCGCGCCGCGTTGCTCGCGATGGCGGACGGCGATGCGCGCTACCTGCTGGGCCTGTGCGAGACGCTGTTCCTTGTCGCGCCGGCCGCACCGATCGACGTCGCCGCGCTGGCCGCAATCGTCCAGAAGCGCGCGCCGCTTTACGATCGTGGGCAGGAGGAGCATTTCAACCTGCTCAGCTGCTTCCACAAAAGCCTGCGCGGCAGCGATGCCGATGCCGCACTATATTGGGCGGCGCGAATGGTGCGCGGCGGCGAGGACGCGGGCGTGATCTTCCGGCGGCTGGCGTGCGCGGCATCCGAGGACGTCGGCATGGCCGATCCGCAGGCGCTGGTGCAGGTGATGACCGCATGGCAGGCGTTCGAGCGCGTCGGGATGCCGGAGGGCCGACTGTTCCTGGCGCAGGCGATCAACTATGTCGCCACCGCACCGAAGTCGAACGCGTCCTATGTCGCGTTCGACCGTGCGAGTGCGCTGGCCCGCGACACCGGCTCGCTGCCGCCGCCCAAGCACATCCTCAACGCCCCGACCAGGCTGATGAAGGAACTCGGCTATCACGAGGGTTACCGCTACGACCACGACTATCCCGATGCTTATGCCGCGCAGGACTTCTTCCCGGCCGAGGCGGGCGCGCACGTCTTCTACGAACCACACGAACGCGGCTACGAACGCGAGATCCGCAAGCGCCGCGCCTTCTGGGCAAGCGCACGCGCGCGGCGGGAGGAAGAGGAAGGCCGGACGACCGCTTCCGACGAGCACCCCGACCCGTCGACCGTGATGTGA
- a CDS encoding type III polyketide synthase, which yields MPATPHIAAIGTAVPAHDIHADFVAWAHGRLPAREARLFARMATRAGIAHRWSVLPAAHGSPVGPEGFYAAEPHPGTAARMTIYAEAAPKLALAAIARLREQVSLDGITHLVVASCTGFVAPGIDQILARELDLAGNVERTLVGFMGCYAAVAALRTARHIVRSEPEARVLVVTVELSTLHLQADRALEPLLAMLQFGDGAAAALVCAAPAGLAIGRPFSAALPGSAAAIRWDITDRGFAMHLSGEVPGRIGTALRDPALVTAITGGHSADRWAVHAGGRSILDAVEGALALPDEALADSRAVLAANGNMSSATLMFVLARILAGPRVAHGVALAFGPGLAAEGFSFASAA from the coding sequence ATGCCAGCCACTCCCCATATCGCCGCGATCGGCACCGCCGTGCCCGCGCACGACATTCACGCCGATTTCGTCGCCTGGGCACATGGACGGTTGCCCGCACGCGAGGCGCGGCTGTTCGCGCGTATGGCGACGCGTGCCGGCATCGCGCACCGCTGGTCGGTGCTTCCCGCGGCGCATGGCTCCCCGGTCGGTCCGGAGGGCTTCTACGCCGCAGAGCCGCACCCCGGCACCGCGGCGCGCATGACGATCTACGCCGAGGCCGCGCCAAAGCTTGCGCTCGCCGCGATCGCGCGCCTTCGCGAACAGGTTTCGCTGGACGGCATCACGCATCTGGTCGTCGCCAGTTGCACCGGCTTCGTCGCACCCGGCATCGACCAGATCCTCGCCCGCGAGCTGGATCTTGCCGGCAACGTCGAACGCACATTGGTCGGCTTCATGGGCTGCTACGCCGCGGTCGCCGCGTTGCGCACCGCCCGCCACATCGTCCGCTCCGAACCCGAAGCGCGCGTGCTGGTGGTGACGGTCGAGCTCTCGACGCTGCATCTCCAGGCCGATCGCGCGCTCGAACCGTTGCTGGCGATGCTGCAGTTCGGCGATGGTGCCGCCGCGGCGCTGGTCTGCGCCGCCCCCGCCGGCCTCGCGATCGGACGCCCGTTCAGCGCCGCGCTGCCCGGCTCGGCCGCCGCGATCCGTTGGGACATCACCGACCGCGGCTTCGCAATGCACCTGTCGGGCGAGGTGCCGGGGCGGATCGGCACCGCCTTGCGCGATCCGGCGCTGGTCACCGCAATCACCGGCGGGCACAGCGCCGATCGCTGGGCGGTCCACGCCGGTGGACGCTCGATCCTCGACGCGGTCGAAGGCGCGCTGGCGCTGCCCGACGAAGCGCTTGCGGATTCGCGCGCGGTGCTCGCGGCGAACGGCAACATGTCGTCGGCGACGCTGATGTTCGTGCTGGCGCGCATTCTCGCCGGCCCGCGCGTCGCGCACGGCGTCGCGCTCGCGTTCGGCCCCGGCCTCGCCGCCGAAGGCTTCTCCTTCGCCAGCGCCGCCTGA
- a CDS encoding methyltransferase domain-containing protein produces the protein MLESRATAEELMDGDDLPTDVYASVVGDLARVNRVTMAARPTLRFLAAATVPGGRYRLLDVGYGDGDMLRRIARWGERRGVTFDLTGIDLNPRSEQAARAHTPAAVAIDWRTGDYADLAGAGWDFVISSLVAHHMTHAQLVAFLRFMQGEARVGWLVNDLHRHGFAYRGWPLLARLFSWHPIVRHDGHLSIARSYRPAEWAPLLAEAGVPDARVFRAFPFRLCVERR, from the coding sequence ATGCTCGAATCCCGCGCCACTGCCGAAGAACTGATGGACGGTGACGACCTGCCGACCGACGTCTACGCCTCGGTGGTCGGCGACCTTGCGCGCGTCAACCGCGTCACGATGGCTGCACGCCCGACCTTGCGCTTCCTTGCCGCGGCGACCGTTCCGGGCGGGCGCTATCGCCTGCTCGACGTCGGCTACGGCGACGGCGACATGTTGCGCCGGATCGCGCGCTGGGGCGAGCGGCGCGGTGTCACGTTCGACCTCACCGGCATCGACCTCAATCCCCGCAGCGAGCAGGCGGCGCGCGCGCATACGCCAGCCGCTGTCGCGATCGACTGGCGGACGGGCGACTATGCCGATCTCGCGGGCGCCGGCTGGGATTTCGTGATCTCCAGCCTCGTCGCGCATCACATGACGCACGCGCAACTGGTCGCGTTCCTGCGCTTCATGCAGGGCGAGGCGCGCGTCGGCTGGCTGGTCAACGACCTTCATCGCCACGGTTTCGCCTATCGCGGCTGGCCGCTGCTCGCGCGGCTGTTTTCGTGGCACCCGATCGTCCGCCACGACGGCCACCTGTCGATCGCGCGCAGCTATCGTCCCGCTGAATGGGCGCCGCTGCTCGCCGAGGCCGGCGTCCCCGACGCGCGCGTGTTCCGCGCCTTTCCGTTCCGGCTGTGCGTCGAGCGGCGCTGA
- a CDS encoding NAD(P)/FAD-dependent oxidoreductase encodes MRRAALILGGGPAGAAAAITLARAGADPLVIERTRETGDALCGGFLSWRTLETLGRLGIDVDTLNPARVTRVRLFARGRVVETRLPAAAIGVSRARLDAVLLDHAIACGAAVERGVAARAVEDGAVRTADGATLDAAALFLANGKHDVRGLARPAEARGRDPTLGLRTRRGPTPALTRAIGDAIELHLFDRGYAGIVMQEDGSANICLAVHRSRLTEAGDATRLLALLSGESPALGDRLAAAGATAIEAIANVPYGWRARQGVAGLFRLGDQAAVIPSLAGEGMGIALASGGSAAQAWLRDGSAGAAAWQVRFAAQAARPLAVAAAVRAIAERPAAFAAFLPLAARLGLIDAVAAATRIDDRR; translated from the coding sequence GTGCGTCGAGCGGCGCTGATCCTCGGCGGCGGGCCGGCGGGCGCCGCCGCGGCGATCACGCTCGCGCGTGCCGGCGCCGATCCGCTGGTGATCGAGCGCACGCGCGAAACCGGCGACGCGCTGTGCGGCGGCTTTCTAAGCTGGCGGACGCTGGAGACGCTGGGACGGCTCGGCATCGACGTCGATACGCTCAACCCGGCGCGGGTGACGCGGGTACGGCTGTTCGCACGCGGGCGCGTGGTCGAAACGCGTCTCCCCGCCGCGGCGATCGGCGTGTCGCGTGCGCGGCTCGATGCAGTGCTGCTCGATCACGCCATCGCATGCGGGGCCGCGGTGGAGCGCGGCGTCGCCGCCCGCGCGGTCGAGGATGGCGCGGTCCGCACCGCCGACGGCGCGACGCTGGATGCAGCGGCGCTGTTCCTCGCCAACGGGAAGCACGACGTGCGCGGGCTCGCGCGTCCCGCCGAGGCGCGCGGTCGCGATCCGACGCTCGGCCTGCGCACCCGCCGCGGACCGACCCCCGCGCTGACCCGCGCGATCGGTGACGCGATCGAGCTGCACCTCTTCGACCGCGGCTATGCCGGCATCGTCATGCAGGAAGACGGCAGCGCCAACATCTGCCTGGCGGTGCACCGCTCCCGGTTGACCGAGGCCGGAGACGCGACCCGCCTGCTGGCACTTCTGTCCGGTGAATCGCCCGCCCTCGGCGACCGGCTGGCGGCGGCCGGTGCGACCGCGATCGAAGCCATCGCCAACGTCCCTTATGGCTGGCGCGCGCGACAGGGCGTCGCCGGCCTCTTCCGCCTCGGCGATCAGGCGGCGGTGATCCCGTCACTCGCCGGCGAGGGCATGGGCATCGCGCTCGCCAGCGGAGGCTCGGCAGCGCAGGCATGGTTGCGCGACGGCAGCGCGGGTGCAGCGGCATGGCAAGTGCGGTTCGCAGCGCAGGCGGCGCGTCCGCTGGCTGTCGCCGCAGCCGTTCGCGCAATCGCCGAACGCCCTGCCGCCTTTGCCGCGTTTCTGCCCTTGGCCGCGCGTCTCGGCCTCATCGACGCGGTCGCCGCGGCCACGCGGATTGACGACCGCCGCTAG
- the rplS gene encoding 50S ribosomal protein L19 has protein sequence MNLIQTLEAEQIAKFLENKKIPEFRPGDTLKVGVKVVEGERTRVQNYEGVCIARANRGMGSSFTVRKISFGEGVERVFPLYSPNIDSIDVVRKGAVRRAKLYYLRGRTGKSARIAERRDPRTTAAAE, from the coding sequence ATGAACCTGATCCAGACGCTCGAAGCCGAGCAGATCGCCAAGTTCCTCGAGAACAAGAAGATCCCCGAATTCCGCCCCGGCGACACGCTGAAGGTCGGCGTGAAGGTGGTCGAGGGTGAGCGCACCCGCGTCCAGAATTACGAAGGCGTGTGCATCGCCCGCGCCAACCGTGGCATGGGCTCGTCGTTCACCGTTCGCAAGATCAGCTTCGGCGAGGGTGTGGAGCGCGTGTTCCCGCTGTATTCGCCGAACATCGATTCGATCGACGTGGTCCGCAAGGGCGCCGTGCGTCGCGCCAAGCTGTATTACCTGCGTGGCCGCACCGGCAAGTCGGCGCGTATCGCCGAGCGTCGCGATCCGCGCACGACGGCTGCTGCCGAGTAA